DNA sequence from the Leptospirillum ferrooxidans C2-3 genome:
CCTGGCAATGGCTTGCCTTTTCAGAGTCAGAACATTCAGCCATCTGTTTTCTGGAGTGCAGGGATCCTCAAATGAAATACCTCTCCGTCATGATGACGCATCTTGTTTTTCAGATGTTTTCCAAGCTGGACTGGATCAATATCGGCGGAGACTCGGGGATCTCCGGACTGGCCAGGGCAAAGGATCAGGATCGTCCTGGGGTTCTGGTTCCCTGCCATACCCAGGAGCTCTCCCCATAATGCCCACCGGCACCTTGTCTTGAGTATCCTTATGCCTATAGAATCGAATGAATGACCTGATATCGATTCTGTTCACATCCAAAGAACAAACCGCTTGCACAAGGTGGCCTCCCGGACAAGCTTCAGGAGACACCCTCACAGTCTCCTCATGTTTCGGCGGGGGGAGGCAATCTAAAAAAGGAGGCTTTGATGGATCTGACAAAGGAATTTCCAAGAAGTCCTTTTGACCGGCTTGGAGGAATCGATCATCTGAAGCGGCTGATAGACAAGGCCAGGGCAAAAAACGCCGGAACTTTGGGAGAATATATCTATAACTGTCCGCTTGACGCCTTCTGTCTGACATTTCTGGAAATGGACCATGAGTCCTTTGCCCGAATTGTCGCATCCACCCACTCCGATGACGAAGTATTGGCCGCTGTCCTCGATAAATGTCCCAATGCCAGGAATCCTGAAAAGGTCAGTTCATTCAATCTTTCCTATGAAGCACTTTCTCCTGACACCCCGGAAAAGTGGCAATATTTCATCGCCACAAGGGATGCGATTGATCCTTCAAGAACAGATATCCGCACATGGACCCGACTCATCGACCTTGAAGAAAAAAGAATTCTCACGGTATGAGTCTTGGGAGACCTATTATCCTCATATCCGTTTTTTCCATCACCTAAAAAACTGGGAGTTCTGAATGTCAAAGAAGTCCATCCTCAAGGATTGTCTTTTCATAAAAAGAAAGCCCGTCAGAAATGCCGGAATCATGGGAACCAGATCTTTGTTTCTGGGGATTTTGGCCCTGTGGGTTCTTATTGTTGCGCCATTTTCTGCAGAGGCTGATCAACCTTACACGCCAAAACCAAAGATACATGTTTTTCCGAATGGTCTCAGGCTCATTACCGTCGAAAATCCTTACTCCCCCATCGTTACGTTCCAGATCTGGTACAAGGTGGGCTCCATCGATGAGCATCAGCCCAAAACCGGAATTTCCCACTTTTTGGAACACATGATGTTCACAGGAACACCAAAATTTCCTCATGGGGTTCTGGACCAGAAAGTCAACGACGTTGGAGGGCAATCCAACGCTTTTACCAACTACGACTTTACCGCTTTCTTTGAAAATCTTCCCCCGGGGAACTTGCCGCTCTCCTTCGCTATCGAGTCGGACAGGATGAAGAACCTATCCCTCAAGAAATCCCAGATCGAACGGGAACGAAAAATCGTTCTGGAAGAAAGACGGAATGATTACGACGACCCGACCCAGCTTCTCGTTGAGCGGGTCTATGCGCGGGCCTTTGTCGTTCACCCGTATCACAATCCTGTCATCGGCTGGGAAGATGACATCAAACGAATCACCCAGAAAGACCTGCGAAACTACTATCATCAAAACTATATGCC
Encoded proteins:
- a CDS encoding DUF5069 domain-containing protein, which encodes MDLTKEFPRSPFDRLGGIDHLKRLIDKARAKNAGTLGEYIYNCPLDAFCLTFLEMDHESFARIVASTHSDDEVLAAVLDKCPNARNPEKVSSFNLSYEALSPDTPEKWQYFIATRDAIDPSRTDIRTWTRLIDLEEKRILTV